The nucleotide window GTCTAATGATCTTAGTAAGAATAATGTTACTACACTGCATATTAATCAAACACATACAATTTTTACATAGAAATTTTCAGTCTAAGAAAATTGGAATGTTACATAGACTAAATATATACATATgcaattatatatgatttttaaaccaTCATAGATTTATtccaaaaaagaataaaaaacaaattaattttcttccaAGACTATCCCCATTTatctccttttatatatatatatatatatatatatatatatatatatatatatatatatatatatatatatatatatatatatttcaaattagaCAAATTGTCATATCTTTATGatgaattaatgttaaattttattccaaatatattaatgagacataaatatattattatgatgaatttgagtttgaatttaattttaatttgtaatcaaACTAAACATTTATGAAACATCAAATGATAATATGTGTTATCCGAAGCTTgaaaaacaatcttatttcgTGATGTGGGCTTCGGATCTATTTTGGgatagataaattattatagatagattttgaaaatcttGGTTAAAAAAACCCTAAGCTAAGCGGTGACGATGGGAAACACGGAAACTTGTGAATAGATCACGAAATTTAaatgggtgttgctaggtgcacctagcattattgctggtgcacccatcTCATTCAGCTTGATCCGTGTATGCTATGACGTGATCCGCATAGGGTTTTGTTGATCTGCAGAAGCTATATTTGATCCGTAGTTGACATAGATGATCCGCAAGCttgttacggatcaagttgatccatatgcCTGTTGCGAATCAAGTTGATATGCAAGTGActtacgaatcaagttgatccgtaacaagcttgtggatcaagttgatccgcaagttacttacgaatcaacttgatccgtaacaagcttgtggatcaacttgatccgcaagtTACTTACAGATCAAGTTTATCTGTAAGTAacttgcggatcaacttgatccgcaagaAGCTTGTGTCTGTTTTTTTTAGAaggggattttattttatttttgaatatgaATAACATAAGATTTGCACGAATTCAAACATAAAATCAttccaaacataaaaataacattaaattaacTTCAGCAGAGTCGAAAGAAATAGAATTAGCATCAAATACGACAACTAAGTGATGCTAATTTTGTGACAAGGACATATTATCTTCCATTTCGATGACATGCTTACTAAAAACAggtaaaatttctattggcccaaattttttccagtagttagaatACACTAACACCTTCAACACATCATCGTTGGTTTTCAGTTCAATAATTtcgaatttgataattttttctaaATACTCATAGTGACTTGGTTGTCAAAAAAACAATCGCCTTACCGTTTGTGTTTAATGAATaccataagggggaatcccATGAGGCGCAATttgcttgatcaaatccttcGGTTCATCCATGGTACATCCGGAAGGAATGTCAAACTTTTTGGGATTTATTCCTGTGAGCAAGtaaccaacaaactcattttgaCGAGTAGGGGTCATAGTGGCTTCAAGTATGTTTAATATACCATCTGGTGTTCTACCaatggtgcataataactcaatcagaCCAACACTTGAAAATtgatgattacacattaacattgtgttaacatcatcatcatttttcagttGTATACATTGAAAGCGAAGATGGTTACCTATATATGTGAATGGCTgccggtagtaaatttcatccaaatattattcgtcggttagctgaagggtattgtgtattctggtttttaacgTTTGAAAATACAAGCATTAGGTAGTCGAAAAGGTACTGGAGTGGAGGTTTGAAAATGAACACCACTATCATTGCGAACAATGGaaccatttggaaaaataaaacctaatgcAAAGTTCACAATTGTTTGACTGTTTGTTTCTCCCAAGAATGTCATACTTTGTTCAAAGAGTTGAGTTAGGAAtgaatgttaaattttttacagTGTTTGACTGTGtgatatatatagatgagtttCAATATCattgattcaaatttttaaaataaatacatacggGTGCACTTGGTTTCTGTCTGTGTTGTCAACCACACCAATGACGTGACATGCTAACACGCTTTATGTTAACACCCTTGCATTTcccaatgtgtagtcaagtcttaCAGTGTCCTGTCACGCTTTATGTTAACACACTTGCATTTCCCAATGTATAGTCAAGTCTTACAGTGTCTTGTCATGCTTTATGTTAACATGCTTGCATTTcccaatgtgtagtcaagtcttaCAGTGTCCTGTCACGCTTTATGTTAACACGCTTGCATTTCCCAATGTATTGTCAACTCAGACAACGATTTATCATACATGCGTACTTTATTTTCGTTGCACCAATTATTTTCTCTCTCGAAAAAGCaacaattaactaataatttttatgttaacataacaaataaacaaagataGATAACTCTAATGtcagattcaaattcaaaatgatcattcattcaaaggtaCATTTTCAATCATCATTTAAGTCAACATAGTCTCTTTTGTACATCGTGAAGCTTCTATAatgttgcattctactaatatatagaGTTGGCCACTACTTCGCCTGAGGATGACAATtgctagaccataacaatgctaCTGGCGGTAAAGGACAacgatattttaaataaatctgttgtacatgcaaaaaaatatattaactcaATCGTACACAACTGAttgcatatatataaaaaaaatttatatatacaatgtacctgaacaaaatgattgtcatagaTGTGACTGATACAAATTATGTGATGCACCGAAGAATCTCccggtggttgacttctaagaggaaagaaCGTCATACTTTGTTGGTGAGATATggatacaaggattacattataccttgacgcaatcacatatcccatgtcggttatatccatccacttatccatagtgacctgaatgaaacaaatatagacGTTGAAGCTAATTTTAAagttaagtcttaaaaatcaaaaacataaattaaataccTTGGTTAACCCATCAACATGTAGTGATatccttaattcctcaaatttgTCCGTGCCACCAAAGAGCTTGATATAGTCTTCTAAGAATTTGCCAAGTTCTATAAGCAAATGGGTGCGGACCAATGACCAAGagtcttcacccatacctaataaaccggAAACCGACCAATACCCATAGTTTCCATCAGCTTGGACATCAATAATGTTGTCAATGAAGTCGTGGATAAATggctgaaattgatccaacataggCATGATCCTTCTTGGATTGGGTTGCTCAAAAGATGATGCACTACGCTTCACTGACGAATTGCTATTTTGCGTAGAATGAAAAGCAtctacatactcccagtaagatggaTCGCACTTTGTTGACCTTGGGTTTCTTTTCATTGGTTTCTACGGTGCACCTTTTGTGTTAACCTTTGCTAGAGGAGGACACATCAAAttttgatcagggtatgcaattttgcaaagCTTAGTCTTCAGAGTAAACttaccacaaacatcaagttcttcaAATCTTTTGGATATTGTTTCCATTACTTCCTTGATGCTTACCTcgggctcagataacccttggtctgaaaaactgaGTCTCCTCTAGAACATATGGATCGATTCCAGTGGGATGCAACCAacaacatatttggatagctcacaAGCACAAGGAAGACTGTGCATGGTTCTCATGACACAATCACAAGTGGAAGGATTCTTTCCAGCATAGTGAACACGCTCAAATTcagcagcaatctgatttaaagcataccttgaaaccatttcaagaagcctcttgtataaggttttttggaAGACATGTCCAAtgacatgtgtacttgtttcaaatgatgctCTAATTTCCGTGTGTTGTAGtgtcatcatgttgttcatggcatcccagacACTGCATAAGTCTCCCAGGCGATTCTATAACACTCTTTTTAAAGCCTAGTGAGcatattcaaccctacatttcaaatacacaaataacaataaacatatacaacaataaaaatCCATTAATTCATCAACGTTAATAGAAATAAGTGAAAAAtttcatacctgtttgttgttgtgttccctaagtgcatcaccttattcgtccacgcggtaacaaatttttccttgtgtggaATTATCCATGTATCCTTGACATaatcaacaaacattggccaaggtAAACAAACTATTTCAAACCTCTTTAGGTACTCATCAAACTGATGCTCTGAAGGACAATCAACAAGAGTTCCCCAGACATCCATGACATATTCCCAAGCATTTCTTAGACCAATTAACGATTTACAtttggccttcacattcttgtttatgtgaaagctgcacaacaaatttgtacactcaggaaatacagttttcactgcattcatcaaatCTATGTCTCTGTTAGTGATAATAACTTTAGGGAGGACATCACGCCTTAAAAATATACCTTGGAAGCGTTCTAAAGCCCAAACCACATTATTAAGACGTtcaccctccagatatgcaaaactggcagagaatgtcatcccaattggtgtcaccccaacaaaatcgagcagtggaagtctgtacctgtttgttttgtaggtactgtctatcaaaaacaccaaattacatgTGTTGACTAACTTCACTACATtagggtgacaccaaaagatatcacgaaccacgtcttcatcctttaatctgtgccaatgaatatactgatcccattcaagaagcttcattagatgttgcatttcagtatcacttcctcttatggaagaacgatatgcacttcttgcattgtatatttgtttgatggtcgtacaactattggcattgtgctccttcag belongs to Glycine soja cultivar W05 chromosome 5, ASM419377v2, whole genome shotgun sequence and includes:
- the LOC114411167 gene encoding uncharacterized protein LOC114411167, with amino-acid sequence MKRNPRSTKCDPSYWEYVDAFHSTQNSNSSVKRSASSFEQPNPRRIMPMLDQFQPFIHDFIDNIIDVQADGNYGYWSVSGLLGMGEDSWSLVRTHLLIELGKFLEDYIKLFGGTDKFEELRISLHVDGTPDGILNILEATMTPTRQNEFVGYLLTGINPKKFDIPSGCTMDEPKDLIKQIAPHGIPPYGIH